GAGAAAACGCGCACGTTGGATTCAATATCGCTTAAATGGCGGACAATATCCTTTTCGTCTATTCCGGCCGGAGCATATACCGTAAACAAAACCTGACGCGTTTTCTCCCCAATACGCGTCCTGCTGTCCGGCCCTTTCAATATGCTGGAAACAACCGACTCCCCATCCGTTATCATAATGTCTCCTGGCACTGTTTTTACAAGCTTGCCGTTAATGCCCATATAGCTTTCATCTCCAGACGCCTGTCTTAAAATGATCGGCTGTCTTATTTTTTCCAGGTCGTGTCCGGCGGTCAGAAGCATATTTTTTAGTTCAGCCATGAACATCGCCTCAACCAACGCGGAAACATTCGGAATGCTTTTGCCGTGGGCTATTGATTCCAATTGCTGGAGCACATGATATGTGTAGCCAAACTTTTTGTAATATGAGACATAAGCTCCCATTGGATAAATTTGCTTCAATTCCTGCCGGGGCAACGTCCCGTACATCTCCCTGATTTCCTCTTCCAGCTTGCGTCTTGCCTTGTCCAGCGCTTCGCTGAAATTAAGGTTGCTGACGCCCGACATGACAAGAATGCCTGCCAAACATTTGCTTGATGCTTTAGGCAATTCATTTTGGATCTTAAGCATTTTGACTCACCAATCCTTTCCCAATTTAAACGATTTCCCGATTTCCCGATCTGCTGCTCTCGAACCCTATCAGTGCCATGCCGAAAATGACCAGTATTCCGCCGCACCATTGCTGTATGGCGGCGTGTTCGCCTAATATCAAAACCGACAACAAAAGCGCCATAAACGGCATTATCCCTGAAAAGGTGGCGGCGGTAGAGGCGGGACATCGCTTGATTCCCGAGTACCAAAACAGAAACGCCAGCGCGGTGACGAACACTCCATACCATATAAGCGCGAGCCATCCCTGCAGTCCCAGTTCGGCAAGCAGGGCGGCAGGTCGTTCAAAGCAGGCCGGAATAAGGCAGAGAGACATGGCGATAAAGGATACGAGCGCGGTTTTTGCCATCGGCGGCATGGCGGCTTTATAATCGGGACGCGCTTTAACCACGGCGACGCGGGAGCAAACGTTGAAAAGGGATTCGCACGCCGCTGCGCACAATACAAGAACATTGCCTGGTATGTGTTCCGTCATGAAGCATT
This genomic interval from Bacillota bacterium contains the following:
- a CDS encoding EamA family transporter, translating into MNLLRPQLKGLLFLTGAFALAGTSVISARFVAGRLGTFTITAVSLFIALLLLVPLAGSRIIESVRGASARDWAYLFLQALFSIFLFRMFLLFGLLHTSSAETGILTGAAPAITAVLAGLLLKEKMGACKIIGILSTVAGIIFVQGLLMPGKCFMTEHIPGNVLVLCAAACESLFNVCSRVAVVKARPDYKAAMPPMAKTALVSFIAMSLCLIPACFERPAALLAELGLQGWLALIWYGVFVTALAFLFWYSGIKRCPASTAATFSGIMPFMALLLSVLILGEHAAIQQWCGGILVIFGMALIGFESSRSGNREIV